The sequence below is a genomic window from Haemophilus pittmaniae.
CTCATCGAAGAGCTTGGGCGTGCAGCAGGTGAAAAACCTGATGAGTTGGTCTTTGGTGCTTTAACCGCCGGCTTTAAAACCGCTTGCTACGACGGGCAATACTTCTTCGATACCGACCACCCTGTGGGGGCAAACGTGGACGGCACTAGCCCGAAATCGGTGAGCAACATTACCGATGACAGTACAGGCGTAACAGAAGCTAATGCGTGGTATCTCTTAGACTGTTCTCGCAGTTTAAAACCGATTCTCTACCAAGAACGCAAAGCCCCAACACCGGCACAGATTACCGATTCCACTGACGAAAAAGTCTTTATGAAAGACGTGTTCACTTACGGCGTGGATTCTCGCTCAAACGTAGGCTACGGTATGTGGCAAATGGCGCACGCCGTGAAAGGCAAGCTGACTGCGGAAAATCTTTGGAAAGCGATTGAAGCGATGCGTGCGGTGCGTGGTGATGGCGATAAACGCTTGGCAATTCGTCCAACGCACATTGTTGTTCCACCTTCTCTTGAGCAAGCAGCAACCAAGTTGCTTGAACGCGAATTGCGTGCCGAAGATGGCGCAGCAGTCGATAACGAGTTCAAACGCATGAACTTGAAATTGATTGTAGGCGACTACCTCTAAACTCACCGGTAAGCGGTCGATTTTAGCAAAACTTTTGCAAAACCGACCGCACTTTAAACCTAATTTAAAGAGGA
It includes:
- a CDS encoding Mu-like prophage major head subunit gpT family protein, which translates into the protein MANVTPDLVKALFVGFGKNFKDGLAKAPSQYTEIATVVKSTTASNTYAWLGQMPGLTEWIGDRTLTAIQSHGYSIVNKKWASGVEIQRTDIEDDNVGVYSPLIEELGRAAGEKPDELVFGALTAGFKTACYDGQYFFDTDHPVGANVDGTSPKSVSNITDDSTGVTEANAWYLLDCSRSLKPILYQERKAPTPAQITDSTDEKVFMKDVFTYGVDSRSNVGYGMWQMAHAVKGKLTAENLWKAIEAMRAVRGDGDKRLAIRPTHIVVPPSLEQAATKLLERELRAEDGAAVDNEFKRMNLKLIVGDYL